The Candidatus Obscuribacterales bacterium sequence CTTATCCGGGGTACAGCAGGCCATTCAGGCAGGACAGCTCAGCGAACCTAGCCCGGAGGGGCAGGAACTTCTAGAGCAGTGGGATGGCCTCACCCAAGGGGAGGCGATCGCCCCCAGTCCGGTCTTGCTGGGCCAGTTTTACAGTCGGCAACTGTTCTACCAGGAAGAGTTGTGGCATCGTAGCGCCGCCGATCGCAAACTATCGGAGCAGGTCGCCACCCTCCAGCTCGAATGCGAAGGCTTGACTAACCGTCTGCGGATCAAAGATGAATTCCTCAAAAATGTGGGGCAGGAGATGCGCACGCCCCTCACCACGATGAAAACAGCCCTGACCCTGCTGGAATCACCCAACCTACGGCCGCCCCAGCGCCAGCGCTACATGGAGCTGCTCACCAAGGAATGCGATCGCCAGAGTGCGTTGATCACCAGCGTTTTAGACCTGATGCAGCTAGAAGACCATGCGGACCATGCCCTGATGCAGCCGATTCGTCTATCGGACGTGGTGCCCGGCGTCGTCAGCACCTATCAGCCCCTTGCCCGCGAACGCGGCATGATGCTGGCCTACACCATTTCCAGCGATCTACCCGCCGTGTCTTGCTTACACAAATGGCTCAGTCAGATTGTCATCAACCTGCTGGATAATGCGATTAAATTTACCCCCCCCGGCGGCGAGGTCTGGGTGTCTGCCAAGCAGCAGGGTGACTACATCCAGCTTGAATTTAAAGATACCGGCGTGGGAATTGCACCGGCAGAGCTATCGCGAGTTTTCCGGCCGTTCTATCGCCTACGGGGCCATCAAGAAGATCAGTCGTCTGGGCCCGGTCTAGGATTGTCCATGGTGCAGCAACTGGCCCTCAACTGTGGCGGTTCGGTGTCTGTGCGTAGCCGGCCCGGGGAGGGATCGATCTTCCATGTCCTCCTACCGATTTACAATACCTGAGGGCTGAGGCCGTCAACCCAGCAATCAGCATAGCGAGGCATAGGACGGTGAGAATTTGGCAAGCGGACCTTTATCGTCGCCCCCTAAGGGATGAAGCGGGCAATCCTTTATGGGAAGTTGTGGTCTGTGAGGGCGATCGCGCTCTACTGATCGCCGCTTGCCCCCAACCTTCCCTCAGCAGCGCCTGGCTGACGGCGCAGATCACCACCGCCGTGAATCTCCATGGCCAGCCCGACCGCCTTTTGGTCTTCCGTCCCCAATCCCTCAGTCTGTTGGAAACCGCTTGCCAGAGTCTGGGTATATCGGTGGCAGCCACCCGCCATACGCCCCAACTCCATGCCCTGTTGGAACAGCGGGCGCTGGATTATCCCCACTTGCCCAACTACACCGGGGAAGCCTACGACCCCGTCGCCCTCGATCGCCCGCCGCCGCTGCCCCTAGCCGATAACCTCTGGGGAGAAAGCTGGCGCTTTGCGGCGATCGCTGCCAGTGACCTCGACCTAGTGTTTGGCGATCGCCCTATTCCCATTCGCGTTTGGCCCGAGGCCTTAATACCCCAAACCCTAAAACTTGCCTCCACCACCATGGTGCCCGGTGTAATCATTTACGGGGGGCGGCAGTCCATGCGCCTGGCCCGCTGGCTGGAGCAGGCCGATCCGGTCTCACTCCACTACATACCCGGTGCCCCCGATGGACTGATTCTCGAAGCTGGTTTGGTGGATCGCTGGATTCTCACCACCTTTGATGACCCCGAAGCGATCGCCGCTGGACAGACCTATCAACAACGCCTACAAACCAGCCAGGGTCTACATTTCCTCCTAGTACAACCCGATGACTCTGGGGTCACCTACACCGGTCTGTGGCTGCTGCAAACGGCAACTTAACCGTAGCCATGGGTAACTTCAAGACCGCTTCAGTTCGGGAAACCGTACTGATCAGTAAGTTGCGGAGGCCTACCTCAGTCCGTTAAATTAGCACTCAGGAGGTGAGAGTGCTAATCCCTCATCCCTCACTGCCCTCGCTTCACTACGAGTTGCGATCGCAGTGGCTACGACTGCTCAGTCAACGTGGTTGGTCTGAGAAAGCCGTAGCATCCGTTAAAACTTATATGCCTTGCACACCGTGCAATTCTAAGTTTTTTCTATTACACCGACGAAGTTGGAGAGTATTCCTATGGCAGCAGTATCCCTTAGCGTTTCAACCGTTAAGCCCCTAGGCGATCGCGTTTTTGTGAAAGTAAACGCATCTGAAGAAAAGACCGCTGGTGGCATTTTGCTACCAGACACCGCTAAAGAAAAGCCTCAGGTGGGCGAAATTGCCGCCGTTGGCCCCGGTCGGCGCAATGATGACGGCTCCCGCCAAGAAGTCGAAGTGAAAGTCGGCGATAAAGTTCTCTACTCCAAGTACGCAGGCACCGACATCAAGCTCAGCGGCGAAGAGTATGTTCTCCTGTCTGAAAAAGATATTTTGGCCGTCGTTGTATAGACACTACAAGGTTTGAGGGCTAGACAGTCCCTGCGTTCCGAAGCGATCACTCCTTCGGTTTAGCACCTCACCCAATCCCTGCATTTCAACACATCACTCAACACTTGAAACTGAGAACCCTTTAGGACACCGAACACTATGGCTAAGCGCATCATTTACAACGAAAATGCTCGTCGTGCTCTCGAACGCGGAATTGATATTCTAGCCGAAGCAGTGGCAGTCACCCTAGGGCCCAAGGGCCGCAACG is a genomic window containing:
- a CDS encoding ATP-binding protein, with the protein product MNASSFQDSSLYELAASIEQVSQPLQVSPTTFKSMLSAIMDVLSEAQEPATLWMKLPRGYAWSSEVERYQRSAHPDSAIYILKNPQSAYHTPEESDRPPSRPTPSPESSTFDWDSDTDSDIHFIEPLPSPLTICPATSLPLATHSQLRREYFLIVRSQRFSILLLAHRPRTVRPSPSPDPAPPSVRPQTTAILSDEGSPSRRKHPLLCICSFMPQTIQQVLSGVQQAIQAGQLSEPSPEGQELLEQWDGLTQGEAIAPSPVLLGQFYSRQLFYQEELWHRSAADRKLSEQVATLQLECEGLTNRLRIKDEFLKNVGQEMRTPLTTMKTALTLLESPNLRPPQRQRYMELLTKECDRQSALITSVLDLMQLEDHADHALMQPIRLSDVVPGVVSTYQPLARERGMMLAYTISSDLPAVSCLHKWLSQIVINLLDNAIKFTPPGGEVWVSAKQQGDYIQLEFKDTGVGIAPAELSRVFRPFYRLRGHQEDQSSGPGLGLSMVQQLALNCGGSVSVRSRPGEGSIFHVLLPIYNT
- the groES gene encoding co-chaperone GroES, translated to MAAVSLSVSTVKPLGDRVFVKVNASEEKTAGGILLPDTAKEKPQVGEIAAVGPGRRNDDGSRQEVEVKVGDKVLYSKYAGTDIKLSGEEYVLLSEKDILAVVV
- a CDS encoding Tab2/Atab2 family RNA-binding protein; this translates as MRIWQADLYRRPLRDEAGNPLWEVVVCEGDRALLIAACPQPSLSSAWLTAQITTAVNLHGQPDRLLVFRPQSLSLLETACQSLGISVAATRHTPQLHALLEQRALDYPHLPNYTGEAYDPVALDRPPPLPLADNLWGESWRFAAIAASDLDLVFGDRPIPIRVWPEALIPQTLKLASTTMVPGVIIYGGRQSMRLARWLEQADPVSLHYIPGAPDGLILEAGLVDRWILTTFDDPEAIAAGQTYQQRLQTSQGLHFLLVQPDDSGVTYTGLWLLQTAT